One genomic segment of Esox lucius isolate fEsoLuc1 chromosome 15, fEsoLuc1.pri, whole genome shotgun sequence includes these proteins:
- the yy1a gene encoding transcriptional repressor protein YY1a, with product MASGDTLYIETDGSEMPGEIVELHEIEVETIETTVVGEEDDEDDDVDDEQPMIALQPLDSDDQHSMHHHHQEVILVQTREEVVGEDDSDMPGEDDYEDQILIPVPVPAAEEEYIEQTLVTVAGKSSGRMKKGGSGKRNKKSYLGATEASGRKWEQKQVQIKTLEGEFSVTMWASDDKKDIDHDTMVEEHVIGENSPPDYSEYMTGKKLPPGGIPGIDLSDPKQLAEFARMKPRKIKEDDSPRTIACPHKGCTKMFRDNSAMRKHLHTHGPRVHVCAECGKAFVESSKLKRHQLVHTGEKPFQCTFEGCGKRFSLDFNLRTHVRIHTGDRPYVCPFDGCNKKFAQSTNLKSHILTHAKAKNNQ from the exons CAACAGTTGTTGGAGAGGAGGACGACGAAGACGACGACGTCGACGACGAACAACCCATGATCGCTTTACAGCCCCTCGACTCTGATGATCAACACTCAATGCATCACCATCATCAGGAGGTAATATTGGTGCAAACCCGAGAAGAGGTGGTTGGTGAAGATGATTCGGACATGCCCGGGGAGGACGATTACGAGGACCAAATTCTCATACCTGTCCCAGTTCCTGCGGCGGAAGAGGAGTATATCGAGCAGACTCTGGTGACTGTCGCTGGGAAGAGCTCTGGGCGGATGAAGAAGGGAGGAAGCGGGAAGAGGAATAAAAAGAGCTACTTGGGTGCAACGGAGGCCAGTGGTAGAAAATGGGAACAGAAACAGGTCCAGATAAAGACTTTGGAAGGAGAGTTTTCAGTAACGATGTGGGCATCGG aTGACAAGAAGGACATTGACCATGACACTATGGTGGAGGAGCACGTCATCGGGGAGAACTCCCCTCCTGATTACTCAGAGTACATGACAGGCAAGAAGCTGCCCCCTGGGGGTATCCCAGGCATCGATCTGTCAGACCCCAAACAGCTGGCAGAGTTTGCCAG GATGAAGCCACGGAAAATAAAAGAGGACGACTCCCCCAGAACGATAGCTTGCCCCCACAAA GGATGCACCAAAATGTTCCGGGACAACTCTGCCATGAGGAAGCACCTCCACACCCATGGGCCACGAGTCCATGTCTGTGCCGAGTGTGGAAAAGCCTTTGTCGAGAGCTCCAAACTGAAGAGGCACCAACTTGTTCATACCGGAGAAAAGCCTTTCCAG TGCACGTTTGAAGGCTGCGGGAAGCGCTTCTCCCTGGACTTTAACTTGCGCACGCACGTACGGATCCACACCGGCGACAGGCCCTATGTGTGTCCGTTCGACGGCTGCAACAAGAAGTTCGCCCAGTCCACCAACCTCAAGTCCCACATCCTCACACACGCCAAAGCCAAGAACAATCAGTGA
- the tpp1 gene encoding tripeptidyl-peptidase 1: protein MRILAPFFVLACCSLGFSEHLEADQNILIPDHWAHMGRVRPTEEIELTFALRQQNLDRLEDLLLLVSDPSSPQYGKYLTLEEVTALVRPSQLTQKVVRQWLQSNGVSNCQTVLTQDFLQCSMTAQVAEAVLPGSEFHRYVSDDHSLVRSSSLYQVDGDVLQHIDFVGGVHRFPPKGQDLNEVLTKRRSEAKFHLGVTPAALRARYNLTATDVGSAQNNSQAVAQFLEQFYHPADLAEFMAMFGQGFQHRSDVDRVVGTQGGGKAGLEASLDIEYIMSTGANISTWVFSNAGRHESQEPFLQWLLLLSNMTDIPWVHTISYGDDEDSLSAAYMTRINVEFMKVGVRGISMLFASGDSGAGCKHLAKGGNCFRPSFPASSPYVTTVGGTSFKNPFKITYEVTDSISGGGFSNIFKMPDYQVGAVEAYLKAQSALPPKTYFNTSGRAYPDLAALSDNYWVVSDRIPIPWVSGTSASTPVVGGILALINDQRFRKGLPSLGFLNPRLYQLKGRGLFDVTEGCQNSCLDEQVQGKGFCAAASWDPVTGWGTPDYPAFLAALLEGK, encoded by the exons ATGAGGATTCT GGCGCCCTTCTTTGTCCTGGCATGCTGCTCATTGGGCTTCAGTGAACATCTGGAGGCAGATCAAAACATCTT GATACCGGACCATTGGGCTCACATGGGTAGGGTCCGTCCCACAGAAGAGATTGAGTTGACTTTTGCCTTGAGGCAGCAAAACTTGGACCGACTGGAAGACCTGCTTCTACTAGTGTCGGACCCATCATCGCCTCAATACG GGAAGTACTTGACGCTAGAGGAGGTCACCGCTCTAGTACGTCCATCCCAGCTGACCCAGAAAGTGGTGCGTCAATGGCTGCAGAGCAATGGGGTATCAAACTGCCAGACCGTCCTTACTCAGGACTTCCTCCAATGCTCTATGACAGCACA AGTGGCAGAGGCCGTGCTTCCAGGCAGCGAGTTTCACCGCTATGTGAGCGATGACCACTCGTTGGTGAGGTCATCATCTTTATACCAGGTCGACGGGGATGTTCTCCAGCACATTGATTTTG TTGGAGGGGTTCACCGGTTCCCACCCAAGGGGCAGGACCTTAATGAAGTGCTGACAAAGAGACGGTCCGAAGCAAAATTCCACCTCGGTGTGACACCTGCTGCTCTCAGGGCTCGTTACAATTTGACGGCAACAGATGTTGGTTCTGCTCAGAACAACAGCCAGGCTGTGGCCCAG TTTCTGGAACAGTTCTACCACCCTGCAGACCTGGCCGAGTTCATGGCGATGTTTGGACAAGGCTTCCAGCACCGGTCGGACGTCGACCGGGTCGTGGGAACACAGGGCGGTGGGAAGGCCGGCCTGGAGGCCAGTCTGGACATAGAGTACATCATGAGCACCGGGGCCAACATCTCGACGTGGGTCTTCTCCAATGCAG GCCGACACGAGTCCCAGGAGCCCTTCCTGCAGTGGCTGCTGCTGCTTAGCAACATGACGGACATCCCATGGGTCCACACCATCAGCTACGGCGACGACGAGGACAGCCTGTCCGCGGCCTACATGACTCGCATCAACGTCGAGTTCATGAAGGTCGGTGTCCGGGGAATCTCCATGCTGTTTGCCTCAG GTGATAGTGGAGCCGGATGCAAACACCTAGCTAAAGGAGGAAATTGTTTCCGACCGAGCTTCCCAGCATCAAG CCCATATGTCACGACAGTGGGGGGGACCTCGTTCAAGAATCCGTTCAAGATCACCTACGAAGTCACAGACTCCATCAGTGGAGGAGGCTTCAGTAATATCTTCAAGATGCCGGACTACCAG GTTGGCGCCGTGGAGGCTTATCTGAAAGCGCAGTCCGCTCTGCCCCCGAAGACGTACTTCAACACCAGCGGACGAGCCTACCCGGACCTGGCTGCCCTCTCCGACAACTACTGGGTGGTCAGTGACCGGATACCGATTCCCTGGGTGTCTGGAACCTCG GCCTCCACGCCGGTGGTGGGAGGGATCCTCGCTCTGATCAATGACCAGCGCTTCCGGAAAGGCCTGCCTTCTCTGGGGTTTCTCAATCCCCGTCTGTACCAGCTGAAGGGCAGAGGACTCTTTGAT GTGACGGAGGGCTGCCAGAATAGCTGTCTGGACGAGCAGGTCCAGGGGAAGGGTTTCTGCGCTGCCGCGTCCTGGGACCCTGTTACCGGATGGGGAACACCCGACTACCCTGCTTTTCTGGCTGCACTGCTGGAGGGGAAATGA